The following proteins are co-located in the Apium graveolens cultivar Ventura chromosome 5, ASM990537v1, whole genome shotgun sequence genome:
- the LOC141662119 gene encoding uncharacterized protein LOC141662119, with translation MAPPTPKLIVSVDLKKKPWEQTLPLHNRWHPEIPPVAEVKTGEMFRVEMVDWTGGAIKDDNSATDIKYVDLSTVHYLSGPIRVVDKEGTPAKPGDLLAVEICNLGPLPGDEWGFTAIFDRENGGGFLTDHFPCATKAIWYFEGIYAYSPHIPGVRFPGLTHPGIIGTAPSVELLNIWNKRERELEETGHQSMKLCEVLHTRPLANLPSTKGCHLGKIQGQTPEWERIANEAARTIPGRENGGNCDIKNLSRGSKIYLPVFVEGANFSTGDMHFSQGDGEVSFCGAIEMSGFLELRCEIIRGGMKEYLTPMGPTPLHVNPIFEIGPVEPRFSEWLVFEGISVDESGRQHYLDASVAYKRAVLNAIDYLSKFGYTKEQVYLLLSCCPCEGRISGIVDAPNAVATLAIPTAIFDQDIRPKASKLPVGPRLVRNPNIPQCTYDGNLPTTKNPCASD, from the exons ATGGCTCCTCCAACTCCAAAACTTATAGTATCCGTAGACCTAAAGAAGAAGCCATGGGAACAAACACTGCCTCTTCACAACCGGTGGCATCCAGAAATACCACCAGTTGCAGAGGTTAAGACTGGCGAGATGTTCAGGGTAGAGATGGTAGACTGGACAGGTGGTGCTATTAAGGATGATAATTCTGCAACtgatataaaatatgtagatCTATCAACT GTTCACTACCTCAGTGGTCCAATTAGAGTTGTGGATAAGGAGGGTACTCCAGCCAAGCCAGGCGATCTTCTAGCAGTTGAAATATGCAACTTGGGTCCTCTTCCAGGAGATGAATGGGGGTTCACAGCAATATTTGATAGAGAAAATGGTGGCGGATTTCTAACTGATCACTTTCCCTGCGCAACCAAAGCCATTTGGTATTTTGAAGGAATATATGCTTACTCTCCTCATATACCAG GGGTGCGGTTCCCAGGTTTAACTCACCCTGGAATTATTGGAACTGCTCCTTCAGTTGAGCTCCTGAATATATGGAATAAGAGGGAAAGAGAGCTTGAAGAAACTGGGCATCAGTCGATGAAATTATGTGAGGTGCTGCATACTCGACCACTGGCAAATCTACCCTCAACAAAAGGATGCCACCTTGGCAAG ATTCAAGGACAAACACCTGAATGGGAAAGGATTGCTAATGAGGCAGCCAGGACAATTCCTGGAAGAGAGAATGGGGGAAACTGTGATATAAAAAATCTTAGCAGGGGTTCGAAAATATACCTTCCAGTATTTGTTGAAGGTGCTAATTTTAGCACAGGAGACATGCACTTTTCACAGGGTGATGGTGAGGTATCATTCTGCGGAGCTATTGAAATGAGTGGGTTTTTGGAGCTCAG GTGCGAGATCATTAGGGGTGGAATGAAAGAGTACTTGACTCCAATGGGACCAACACCTCTTCATGTAAACCCAATATTCGAAATTGGACCCGTTGAACCAAGATTTTCAGAGTGGTTGGTATTTGAGGGCATCAGCGTTGATGAGAGTGGAAGACAACATTACCTTGATGCCAGTGTTGCTTATAAACGAGCAGTACTCAATGCAATTGACTACTTATCAAAATTTGGGTACACGAAAGAACAG GTTTATCTTCTACTCTCGTGTTGCCCTTGTGAAGGAAGAATTTCAGGAATAGTTGACGCCCCTAATGCAGTTGCTACTCTTGCTATCCCAACCGCTATCTTTGATCAG GATATTCGTCCAAAAGCAAGCAAACTGCCTGTTGGACCCCGGCTCGTTAGGAACCCAAATATCCCACAATGCACTTATGATGGAAATTTGCCTACCACAAAAAATCCGTGTGCATCAGATTGA